Proteins from one Salvelinus sp. IW2-2015 linkage group LG32, ASM291031v2, whole genome shotgun sequence genomic window:
- the bfsp2 gene encoding phakinin isoform X2: MPLPRRRSSFLGQPSAAERPGSASTRAGTACITTAPRGVFVGTAPTGGTSSLGTRVSRRALGISSVFLQGLRSTAVPVMPRGAGAGGRQHPGGAESLNGCLMEYRDKVHALELLNQQLEEQIRHCLDRKASSAGAWGPLRQDWEDVYRQVSESILDNARLMLQTENVQANAEDFKDRYENEQPFRKAVEEEISSLYKVIDDANLTKSDLESQMDSMRAELRDLARNHEEDVRVLYNQMAGREVDEPDAPIETNLDQILAYIRSHWERVIEKNRAETDAYLEYKEESVGSKLSHEEEELESLKTEYNDAGCKIQSLQAETESIRALKRGLENSLNDAKHWHDIELQNLGSVIGKLESELGDVRGDIEQQRRDYETLLGNKMRLELEIGTYHGILDGEESRYHPSMCTGASEPKGRQTPLPPHSEPRGGPAPQGSNTSSY, from the exons ATGCCTCTGCCAAGACGTCGATCCTCCTTCTTGGGCCAGCCCTCCGCTGCAGAGCGCCCGGGTAGCGCCAGCACCAGGGCTGGCACCGCGTGCATCACCACAGCCCCCCGGGGCGTCTTTGTGGGGACAGCCCCCACGGGCGGCACCTCCAGTCTGGGCACACGCGTGTCGCGGCGTGCCCTGGGCATCAGCAGTGTGTTCCTGCAGGGGCTGAGGAGCACGGCTGTGCCTGTTATGCCACGTGGGGCTGGGGCTGGTGGCAGGCAGCACCCCGGGGGTGCTGAGAGCCTTAACGGCTGCCTGATggagtacagggacaaggtgcaCGCCCTGGAGCTGCTCAACCAGCAGCTGGAGGAGCAGATCAGACACTGCCTGGATCGTAAGGCGTCCAGTGCCGGAGCCTGGGGTCCCCTCAGACAGGACTGGGAGGACGTCTACAGGCAG GTTAGTGAGTCCATCCTTGACAATGCCAGGCTAATGCTGCAGACAGAGAATGTGCAGGCCAACGCTGAGGACTTCAAGGACCG CTATGAGAATGAGCAGCCCTTCAGGAAAGCGGTGGAGGAGGAGATCAGCTCTCTGTACAAGGTGATTGACGACGCCAACCTGACCAAGTCAGACCTGGAGAGCCAGATGGACAGCATGAGGGCTGAGCTCCGAGACCTGGCCCGCAACCACGAGGAG GACGTGAGGGTGCTCTACAACCAGATGGCAGGCCGTGAGGTGGACGAGCCGGACGCTCCCATTGAGACCAATCTGGACCAGATACTGGCCTACATCCGCTCCCACTGGGAAAGAGTCATCGAGAAGAACCGTGCCGAGACTGATGCCTACCTGGAATACAAG gAGGAGAGTGTGGGCAGTAAGCTGAGtcatgaggaggaggagctggagagtCTGAAGACGGAGTATAACGACGCTGGTTGTAAAATCCAGAGTCTGCAGGCCGAAACCGAGTCCATCAGAGCACTG AAGCGCGGTCTGGAGAACTCCCTGAACGATGCCAAGCATTGGCATGACATCGAGCTGCAGAATCTGGGATCCGTCATTGGCAAGCTGGAGTCAGAGCTGGGCGACGTCCGCGGCGACATTGAACAGCAACGCCGTGACTATGAGACGTTGCTAGGCAACAAAATGCGCCTGGAGCTGGAGATCGGCACCTACCACGGCATCTTGGATGGGGAGGAGAGCCGCTACCACCCCTCGAT GTGCACAGGTGCATCAGAGCCTAAGGGGAGACAAACTCCCCTTCCTCCCCATTCGGAGCCCCGCGGCGGCCCAGCACCTCAAG GTTCCAACACATCTAGTTACTAG
- the bfsp2 gene encoding phakinin isoform X1, translating into MPLPRRRSSFLGQPSAAERPGSASTRAGTACITTAPRGVFVGTAPTGGTSSLGTRVSRRALGISSVFLQGLRSTAVPVMPRGAGAGGRQHPGGAESLNGCLMEYRDKVHALELLNQQLEEQIRHCLDRKASSAGAWGPLRQDWEDVYRQVSESILDNARLMLQTENVQANAEDFKDRYENEQPFRKAVEEEISSLYKVIDDANLTKSDLESQMDSMRAELRDLARNHEEDVRVLYNQMAGREVDEPDAPIETNLDQILAYIRSHWERVIEKNRAETDAYLEYKQEESVGSKLSHEEEELESLKTEYNDAGCKIQSLQAETESIRALKRGLENSLNDAKHWHDIELQNLGSVIGKLESELGDVRGDIEQQRRDYETLLGNKMRLELEIGTYHGILDGEESRYHPSMCTGASEPKGRQTPLPPHSEPRGGPAPQGSNTSSY; encoded by the exons ATGCCTCTGCCAAGACGTCGATCCTCCTTCTTGGGCCAGCCCTCCGCTGCAGAGCGCCCGGGTAGCGCCAGCACCAGGGCTGGCACCGCGTGCATCACCACAGCCCCCCGGGGCGTCTTTGTGGGGACAGCCCCCACGGGCGGCACCTCCAGTCTGGGCACACGCGTGTCGCGGCGTGCCCTGGGCATCAGCAGTGTGTTCCTGCAGGGGCTGAGGAGCACGGCTGTGCCTGTTATGCCACGTGGGGCTGGGGCTGGTGGCAGGCAGCACCCCGGGGGTGCTGAGAGCCTTAACGGCTGCCTGATggagtacagggacaaggtgcaCGCCCTGGAGCTGCTCAACCAGCAGCTGGAGGAGCAGATCAGACACTGCCTGGATCGTAAGGCGTCCAGTGCCGGAGCCTGGGGTCCCCTCAGACAGGACTGGGAGGACGTCTACAGGCAG GTTAGTGAGTCCATCCTTGACAATGCCAGGCTAATGCTGCAGACAGAGAATGTGCAGGCCAACGCTGAGGACTTCAAGGACCG CTATGAGAATGAGCAGCCCTTCAGGAAAGCGGTGGAGGAGGAGATCAGCTCTCTGTACAAGGTGATTGACGACGCCAACCTGACCAAGTCAGACCTGGAGAGCCAGATGGACAGCATGAGGGCTGAGCTCCGAGACCTGGCCCGCAACCACGAGGAG GACGTGAGGGTGCTCTACAACCAGATGGCAGGCCGTGAGGTGGACGAGCCGGACGCTCCCATTGAGACCAATCTGGACCAGATACTGGCCTACATCCGCTCCCACTGGGAAAGAGTCATCGAGAAGAACCGTGCCGAGACTGATGCCTACCTGGAATACAAG caggAGGAGAGTGTGGGCAGTAAGCTGAGtcatgaggaggaggagctggagagtCTGAAGACGGAGTATAACGACGCTGGTTGTAAAATCCAGAGTCTGCAGGCCGAAACCGAGTCCATCAGAGCACTG AAGCGCGGTCTGGAGAACTCCCTGAACGATGCCAAGCATTGGCATGACATCGAGCTGCAGAATCTGGGATCCGTCATTGGCAAGCTGGAGTCAGAGCTGGGCGACGTCCGCGGCGACATTGAACAGCAACGCCGTGACTATGAGACGTTGCTAGGCAACAAAATGCGCCTGGAGCTGGAGATCGGCACCTACCACGGCATCTTGGATGGGGAGGAGAGCCGCTACCACCCCTCGAT GTGCACAGGTGCATCAGAGCCTAAGGGGAGACAAACTCCCCTTCCTCCCCATTCGGAGCCCCGCGGCGGCCCAGCACCTCAAG GTTCCAACACATCTAGTTACTAG